Proteins from a genomic interval of Hemicordylus capensis ecotype Gifberg chromosome 14, rHemCap1.1.pri, whole genome shotgun sequence:
- the NUDT17 gene encoding nucleoside diphosphate-linked moiety X motif 17 isoform X1 codes for MPGKGLGMETLRRVVVYLSKENSQPKRAWFHQSIVGHFCPSHEDSVMVNCGLDRNRFLVSDREFAGSSRVLLQRPPFCPIKNLTETQATSLPAEIRDQGVDVGVAVLLQSAGREVLLTRRSKNLSIFPNIWVPPGGHVEQDEQLLDAGLRELQEETGLWLPDGAFSWKTLALWESVYPPLLTRGLPNRHHVVIYLLLSSHESHQQLQMRFQPNEAEVSAYAWLEPQVLERVAATLDEAKGTKAAGHFPETVSITELEHSSVQTVTVPTAVFLGTAPARGDDVERVSTGTKFALRLWLQSL; via the exons ATGCCTGGCAAAGGACTCGGGATGGAGACCCTCAGGAGGGTGGTCGTCTATCTCTCCAAAGAGAACAGCCAGCCAAAGCGCGCCTGGTTCCATCAG AGCATCGTGGGTCACTTCTGCCCCTCACACGAAGACAGCGTGATGGTGAACTGCGGCCTGGACCGAAACCGGTTCCTCGTTTCCGACCGGGAGTTTGCTGGCTCCAGCCGGGTCCTCCTGCAG AgaccccccttctgccccatcaAGAATCTGACGGAGACACAAGCCACTTCTCTGCCGGCGGAGATCCGAGATCAAGGCGTGGACGTGGGCGTGGCTGTCCTCCTGCAGTCTGCCGGCCGGGAAGTGTTACTGACCCGACGGTCCAAGAATCTCAGCATCTTCCCCAACATTTGGGTTCCTCCAG GTGGTCACGTTGAGCAAGATGAACAG TTGCTGGATGCAGGACTGAGGGAGCTGCAGGAAGAGACGGGCTTGTGGCTGCCGGACGGGGCATTCTCCTGGAAGACGCTGGCCCTGTGGGAG TCCGTGTACCCGCCCCTGCTGACCAGAGGCTTGCCAAATCGCCATCATGTTGTGATCTacctcctgctctcctcccacgAGAGCCACCAGCAGCTACAG ATGAGATTCCAGCCGAATGAAGCCGAGGTGAGCGCCTACGCTTGGCTGGAGCCCCAAGTGCTGGAAAGGGTCGCTGCTACGCTGGACGAGGCCAAAGGCACAAAGGCGGCTGGCCATTTCCCAGAAACTGTCAG CATCACAGAACTCGAACACAGCTCCGTCCAGACCGTTACGGTCCCGACTGCCGTGTTCCTGGGCACCGCTCCGGCCCGAGGGGACGACGTGGAACGGGTCAGCACCGGGACCAAGTTTGCGCTCCGGCTGTGGCTCCAGTCGCTTTAG
- the NUDT17 gene encoding nucleoside diphosphate-linked moiety X motif 17 isoform X2 produces the protein MCPHTRELERSPPRNQSIVGHFCPSHEDSVMVNCGLDRNRFLVSDREFAGSSRVLLQRPPFCPIKNLTETQATSLPAEIRDQGVDVGVAVLLQSAGREVLLTRRSKNLSIFPNIWVPPGGHVEQDEQLLDAGLRELQEETGLWLPDGAFSWKTLALWESVYPPLLTRGLPNRHHVVIYLLLSSHESHQQLQMRFQPNEAEVSAYAWLEPQVLERVAATLDEAKGTKAAGHFPETVSITELEHSSVQTVTVPTAVFLGTAPARGDDVERVSTGTKFALRLWLQSL, from the exons atgtgcccccatactagggaattggaacgttcccctcctcgtaatcag AGCATCGTGGGTCACTTCTGCCCCTCACACGAAGACAGCGTGATGGTGAACTGCGGCCTGGACCGAAACCGGTTCCTCGTTTCCGACCGGGAGTTTGCTGGCTCCAGCCGGGTCCTCCTGCAG AgaccccccttctgccccatcaAGAATCTGACGGAGACACAAGCCACTTCTCTGCCGGCGGAGATCCGAGATCAAGGCGTGGACGTGGGCGTGGCTGTCCTCCTGCAGTCTGCCGGCCGGGAAGTGTTACTGACCCGACGGTCCAAGAATCTCAGCATCTTCCCCAACATTTGGGTTCCTCCAG GTGGTCACGTTGAGCAAGATGAACAG TTGCTGGATGCAGGACTGAGGGAGCTGCAGGAAGAGACGGGCTTGTGGCTGCCGGACGGGGCATTCTCCTGGAAGACGCTGGCCCTGTGGGAG TCCGTGTACCCGCCCCTGCTGACCAGAGGCTTGCCAAATCGCCATCATGTTGTGATCTacctcctgctctcctcccacgAGAGCCACCAGCAGCTACAG ATGAGATTCCAGCCGAATGAAGCCGAGGTGAGCGCCTACGCTTGGCTGGAGCCCCAAGTGCTGGAAAGGGTCGCTGCTACGCTGGACGAGGCCAAAGGCACAAAGGCGGCTGGCCATTTCCCAGAAACTGTCAG CATCACAGAACTCGAACACAGCTCCGTCCAGACCGTTACGGTCCCGACTGCCGTGTTCCTGGGCACCGCTCCGGCCCGAGGGGACGACGTGGAACGGGTCAGCACCGGGACCAAGTTTGCGCTCCGGCTGTGGCTCCAGTCGCTTTAG
- the PIAS3 gene encoding E3 SUMO-protein ligase PIAS3 isoform X1: MAEAAELKHMVMSFRVSELQVLLGFAGRNKSGRKHELLTKALQLLKSGCSPAVQMKIKELYRRRFPRKILTPSDLSMLHLQAGPLPSATALTQGAMCHLPYDNAGVAASPVPASLLPPVPLLGPKHEADVPHLSPPVHPVHPDVKMRRLPFYDIYDELIKPTTLASVNSQRFEEAHFTFALTPQQVQQVLTSRDILPGAKCDYSVQVQLRFCLCETSCPQEDYFPPNLFVKINGKLCPLPGYLPPTKNGAEPKRPSRPINITPLVRLSATVPNTIVVNWSSEFGRNYSLSVYLVKQLTSVTLLQKLRAKGIRNPDHSRALIKEKLTADPDSEIATTSLRVSLMCPLGKMRLIVPCRAFTCTHLQCFDAALYLQMNEKKPTWTCPVCDKKAPYEALIIDGLFMEILNSVTDCDEIQFMEDGSWCPMKPKKENQEICPTSAYGGLEAPLYTVSSDGKQLAESKKKVEVIDLTLDSSSDDEEPPAKKQCPVTTATIPSAAGPKGVLSGDHQPSSVLRSPPLGTVGSDYLSGLSLPDYHPSYQVPSDIQGLDLFSFLQSENQHYSPSVITSLDEQDTLGHFFQYRGGSSPHFMNPLPPVVVGSRSAVGSPAAAGRLNSVSSSSSPSAALREGHTHTGAGGGGPALPGCRPDIISLD, from the exons cACATGGTGATGAGCTTTCGGGTCTCGGAgctgcaggtgctgctggggttTGCGGGCCGGAACAAGAGCGGGCGCAAGCATGAGCTGCTGACcaaggccctccagctgctgaagTCCGGCTGCAGCCCGGCCGTCCAGATGAAGATCAAGGAGCTCTACCGGCGGCGCTTCCCCCGCAAGATCCTCACCCCCTCGGACCTCTCCATGCTCCACCTCCAGGCGGGCCCACTGCCCTCGGCCACCGCCCTGACCCAGGGCGCCATGTGCCACCTGCCCTACGACAACGCCGGCGTGGCCGCCTCCCCCGTCCCGGCCAGCCTGCTCCCCCCGGTGCCCCTGCTGGGGCCCAAGCACGAGGCGGACGTCCCGCACCTCTCGCCCCCCGTCCACCCGGTCCACCCGGACGTCAAGATGCGGAGGCTGCCCTTCTACGACATCTACGACGAACTCATCAAGCCCACCACGCTAG CATCCGTGAACAGCCAGCGGTTCGAAGAGGCTCATTTCACTTTTGCCTTGACTCCTCAACAAGTGCAGCAAGTCCTCACCTCTCG gGATATCTTACCAGGTGCTAAATGTGACTACAGTGTTCAGGTCCAGCTAAG GTTTTGTTTGTGCGAAACCAGTTGCCCACAAGAGGACTACTTTCCGCCTAACTTATTTGTCAAAATCAATGGGAAACTCTGCCCCCTTCCG GGTTATCTCCCGCCCACCAAAAACGGCGCAGAGCCCAAGCGGCCGAGCCGGCCCATCAACATCACTCCTTTGGTGCGGCTTTCGGCGACGGTCCCCAATACAATCGTCGTCAACTGGTCCTCCGAGTTTGGCAGG aaTTATTCCTTATCGGTTTACTTGGTGAAACAGCTGACATCAGTGACGTTGCTGCAGAAACTGAGGGCCAAGGGTATCCGGAACCCAGACCACTCACGAGCCCTGA TCAAAGAAAAGTTGACGGCCGATCCCGACAGCGAGATCGCCACGACAAGCTTGCGGGTCTCTCTGATGTGTCCG cTGGGCAAGATGAGGCTGATCGTCCCCTGCCGGGCCTTCACCTGCACCCACCTCCAGTGCTTTGACGCGGCCCTCTACCTCCAGATGAACGAGAAGAAGCCCACGTGGACCTGCCCCGTCTGTGACAAGAAGGCCCCCTACGAGGCCCTGATCATCGATGG gtTGTTCATGGAAATCCTCAACTCGGTCACCGACTGTGACGAGATCCAGTTCATGGAGGACGGCTCGTGGTGCCCCATGAAACCCAAGAAGGAAAACCAAGAGATCTGCCCGACGTCGGCTTACGGTGGGCTTGAAG CTCCCCTCTACACGGTGAGTTCCGACGGGAAGCAGCTGGCCGAGAGCAAGAAGAAAGTGGAGGTCATCGACCTCACGCTGGACAGCTCTTCGGACGACGAGGAGCCCCCGGCCAAGAAGCAGTGCCCCGTCACCACCGCCACCATTCCCTCCGCCGCCGGACCCAAGGG GGTCCTAAGCGGAGACCACCAGCCCTCCTCCGTGCTGCGGAGCCCGCCCCTGGGGACCGTGGGGAGCGATTACCTCTCCGGCCTGTCGCTCCCTGACTACCACCCTTCGTACCAGGTCCCCTCGGATATTCAAG GTCTGgatttgttttccttccttcAAAGTGAAAATCAG caCTACAGCCCTTCGGTGATCACCTCCCTGGATGAGCAGGACACCCTCGGCCACTTCTTCCAGTACCGCGGGGGCAGCTCTCCGCACTTCATGAACCCCCTGCCTCCCGTCGTGGTGGGCTCCCGCAGCGCCGTCGGCtcgcccgccgccgccggccgCCTGAAcagcgtctcctcctcctcctccccctcggCTGCCTTGCGGGAGGGCCACACCCACACCGGCGCCGGGGGAGGCGGCCCCGCTTTGCCCGGGTGCCGGCCGGATATCATCTCTCTCGACTAG
- the PIAS3 gene encoding E3 SUMO-protein ligase PIAS3 isoform X2, translating to MPLSLHMVMSFRVSELQVLLGFAGRNKSGRKHELLTKALQLLKSGCSPAVQMKIKELYRRRFPRKILTPSDLSMLHLQAGPLPSATALTQGAMCHLPYDNAGVAASPVPASLLPPVPLLGPKHEADVPHLSPPVHPVHPDVKMRRLPFYDIYDELIKPTTLASVNSQRFEEAHFTFALTPQQVQQVLTSRDILPGAKCDYSVQVQLRFCLCETSCPQEDYFPPNLFVKINGKLCPLPGYLPPTKNGAEPKRPSRPINITPLVRLSATVPNTIVVNWSSEFGRNYSLSVYLVKQLTSVTLLQKLRAKGIRNPDHSRALIKEKLTADPDSEIATTSLRVSLMCPLGKMRLIVPCRAFTCTHLQCFDAALYLQMNEKKPTWTCPVCDKKAPYEALIIDGLFMEILNSVTDCDEIQFMEDGSWCPMKPKKENQEICPTSAYGGLEAPLYTVSSDGKQLAESKKKVEVIDLTLDSSSDDEEPPAKKQCPVTTATIPSAAGPKGVLSGDHQPSSVLRSPPLGTVGSDYLSGLSLPDYHPSYQVPSDIQGLDLFSFLQSENQHYSPSVITSLDEQDTLGHFFQYRGGSSPHFMNPLPPVVVGSRSAVGSPAAAGRLNSVSSSSSPSAALREGHTHTGAGGGGPALPGCRPDIISLD from the exons cACATGGTGATGAGCTTTCGGGTCTCGGAgctgcaggtgctgctggggttTGCGGGCCGGAACAAGAGCGGGCGCAAGCATGAGCTGCTGACcaaggccctccagctgctgaagTCCGGCTGCAGCCCGGCCGTCCAGATGAAGATCAAGGAGCTCTACCGGCGGCGCTTCCCCCGCAAGATCCTCACCCCCTCGGACCTCTCCATGCTCCACCTCCAGGCGGGCCCACTGCCCTCGGCCACCGCCCTGACCCAGGGCGCCATGTGCCACCTGCCCTACGACAACGCCGGCGTGGCCGCCTCCCCCGTCCCGGCCAGCCTGCTCCCCCCGGTGCCCCTGCTGGGGCCCAAGCACGAGGCGGACGTCCCGCACCTCTCGCCCCCCGTCCACCCGGTCCACCCGGACGTCAAGATGCGGAGGCTGCCCTTCTACGACATCTACGACGAACTCATCAAGCCCACCACGCTAG CATCCGTGAACAGCCAGCGGTTCGAAGAGGCTCATTTCACTTTTGCCTTGACTCCTCAACAAGTGCAGCAAGTCCTCACCTCTCG gGATATCTTACCAGGTGCTAAATGTGACTACAGTGTTCAGGTCCAGCTAAG GTTTTGTTTGTGCGAAACCAGTTGCCCACAAGAGGACTACTTTCCGCCTAACTTATTTGTCAAAATCAATGGGAAACTCTGCCCCCTTCCG GGTTATCTCCCGCCCACCAAAAACGGCGCAGAGCCCAAGCGGCCGAGCCGGCCCATCAACATCACTCCTTTGGTGCGGCTTTCGGCGACGGTCCCCAATACAATCGTCGTCAACTGGTCCTCCGAGTTTGGCAGG aaTTATTCCTTATCGGTTTACTTGGTGAAACAGCTGACATCAGTGACGTTGCTGCAGAAACTGAGGGCCAAGGGTATCCGGAACCCAGACCACTCACGAGCCCTGA TCAAAGAAAAGTTGACGGCCGATCCCGACAGCGAGATCGCCACGACAAGCTTGCGGGTCTCTCTGATGTGTCCG cTGGGCAAGATGAGGCTGATCGTCCCCTGCCGGGCCTTCACCTGCACCCACCTCCAGTGCTTTGACGCGGCCCTCTACCTCCAGATGAACGAGAAGAAGCCCACGTGGACCTGCCCCGTCTGTGACAAGAAGGCCCCCTACGAGGCCCTGATCATCGATGG gtTGTTCATGGAAATCCTCAACTCGGTCACCGACTGTGACGAGATCCAGTTCATGGAGGACGGCTCGTGGTGCCCCATGAAACCCAAGAAGGAAAACCAAGAGATCTGCCCGACGTCGGCTTACGGTGGGCTTGAAG CTCCCCTCTACACGGTGAGTTCCGACGGGAAGCAGCTGGCCGAGAGCAAGAAGAAAGTGGAGGTCATCGACCTCACGCTGGACAGCTCTTCGGACGACGAGGAGCCCCCGGCCAAGAAGCAGTGCCCCGTCACCACCGCCACCATTCCCTCCGCCGCCGGACCCAAGGG GGTCCTAAGCGGAGACCACCAGCCCTCCTCCGTGCTGCGGAGCCCGCCCCTGGGGACCGTGGGGAGCGATTACCTCTCCGGCCTGTCGCTCCCTGACTACCACCCTTCGTACCAGGTCCCCTCGGATATTCAAG GTCTGgatttgttttccttccttcAAAGTGAAAATCAG caCTACAGCCCTTCGGTGATCACCTCCCTGGATGAGCAGGACACCCTCGGCCACTTCTTCCAGTACCGCGGGGGCAGCTCTCCGCACTTCATGAACCCCCTGCCTCCCGTCGTGGTGGGCTCCCGCAGCGCCGTCGGCtcgcccgccgccgccggccgCCTGAAcagcgtctcctcctcctcctccccctcggCTGCCTTGCGGGAGGGCCACACCCACACCGGCGCCGGGGGAGGCGGCCCCGCTTTGCCCGGGTGCCGGCCGGATATCATCTCTCTCGACTAG
- the PIAS3 gene encoding E3 SUMO-protein ligase PIAS3 isoform X3 — translation MAEAAELKHMVMSFRVSELQVLLGFAGRNKSGRKHELLTKALQLLKSGCSPAVQMKIKELYRRRFPRKILTPSDLSMLHLQAGPLPSATALTQGAMCHLPYDNAGVAASPVPASLLPPVPLLGPKHEADVPHLSPPVHPVHPDVKMRRLPFYDIYDELIKPTTLASVNSQRFEEAHFTFALTPQQVQQVLTSRDILPGAKCDYSVQVQLRFCLCETSCPQEDYFPPNLFVKINGKLCPLPGYLPPTKNGAEPKRPSRPINITPLVRLSATVPNTIVVNWSSEFGRNYSLSVYLVKQLTSVTLLQKLRAKGIRNPDHSRALIKEKLTADPDSEIATTSLRVSLMCPLGKMRLIVPCRAFTCTHLQCFDAALYLQMNEKKPTWTCPVCDKKAPYEALIIDGLFMEILNSVTDCDEIQFMEDGSWCPMKPKKENQEICPTSAYGGLEAPLYTVSSDGKQLAESKKKVEVIDLTLDSSSDDEEPPAKKQCPVTTATIPSAAGPKGVLSGDHQPSSVLRSPPLGTVGSDYLSGLSLPDYHPSYQVPSDIQEHLGSLRRNAAHTSNPVPHFPAG, via the exons cACATGGTGATGAGCTTTCGGGTCTCGGAgctgcaggtgctgctggggttTGCGGGCCGGAACAAGAGCGGGCGCAAGCATGAGCTGCTGACcaaggccctccagctgctgaagTCCGGCTGCAGCCCGGCCGTCCAGATGAAGATCAAGGAGCTCTACCGGCGGCGCTTCCCCCGCAAGATCCTCACCCCCTCGGACCTCTCCATGCTCCACCTCCAGGCGGGCCCACTGCCCTCGGCCACCGCCCTGACCCAGGGCGCCATGTGCCACCTGCCCTACGACAACGCCGGCGTGGCCGCCTCCCCCGTCCCGGCCAGCCTGCTCCCCCCGGTGCCCCTGCTGGGGCCCAAGCACGAGGCGGACGTCCCGCACCTCTCGCCCCCCGTCCACCCGGTCCACCCGGACGTCAAGATGCGGAGGCTGCCCTTCTACGACATCTACGACGAACTCATCAAGCCCACCACGCTAG CATCCGTGAACAGCCAGCGGTTCGAAGAGGCTCATTTCACTTTTGCCTTGACTCCTCAACAAGTGCAGCAAGTCCTCACCTCTCG gGATATCTTACCAGGTGCTAAATGTGACTACAGTGTTCAGGTCCAGCTAAG GTTTTGTTTGTGCGAAACCAGTTGCCCACAAGAGGACTACTTTCCGCCTAACTTATTTGTCAAAATCAATGGGAAACTCTGCCCCCTTCCG GGTTATCTCCCGCCCACCAAAAACGGCGCAGAGCCCAAGCGGCCGAGCCGGCCCATCAACATCACTCCTTTGGTGCGGCTTTCGGCGACGGTCCCCAATACAATCGTCGTCAACTGGTCCTCCGAGTTTGGCAGG aaTTATTCCTTATCGGTTTACTTGGTGAAACAGCTGACATCAGTGACGTTGCTGCAGAAACTGAGGGCCAAGGGTATCCGGAACCCAGACCACTCACGAGCCCTGA TCAAAGAAAAGTTGACGGCCGATCCCGACAGCGAGATCGCCACGACAAGCTTGCGGGTCTCTCTGATGTGTCCG cTGGGCAAGATGAGGCTGATCGTCCCCTGCCGGGCCTTCACCTGCACCCACCTCCAGTGCTTTGACGCGGCCCTCTACCTCCAGATGAACGAGAAGAAGCCCACGTGGACCTGCCCCGTCTGTGACAAGAAGGCCCCCTACGAGGCCCTGATCATCGATGG gtTGTTCATGGAAATCCTCAACTCGGTCACCGACTGTGACGAGATCCAGTTCATGGAGGACGGCTCGTGGTGCCCCATGAAACCCAAGAAGGAAAACCAAGAGATCTGCCCGACGTCGGCTTACGGTGGGCTTGAAG CTCCCCTCTACACGGTGAGTTCCGACGGGAAGCAGCTGGCCGAGAGCAAGAAGAAAGTGGAGGTCATCGACCTCACGCTGGACAGCTCTTCGGACGACGAGGAGCCCCCGGCCAAGAAGCAGTGCCCCGTCACCACCGCCACCATTCCCTCCGCCGCCGGACCCAAGGG GGTCCTAAGCGGAGACCACCAGCCCTCCTCCGTGCTGCGGAGCCCGCCCCTGGGGACCGTGGGGAGCGATTACCTCTCCGGCCTGTCGCTCCCTGACTACCACCCTTCGTACCAGGTCCCCTCGGATATTCAAG AGCATCTCGGGAGCCTCCGGAGAAATGCGGCCCACACTTCAAACCCCGTCCCCCATTTTCCAGCTGGGTGA